Part of the Pseudarthrobacter sp. L1SW genome, GGCCACCATCAATGGAGTGTTTAGGGAATCGCCCGGAAAGAGCAGCGTTTCCGTCCGCACCATGGCGTAGACGCCCACCTTGGTGAGCAGCCCGGCGAACACTGCAGTGACCGGCGCCGGGGCCGTGGGGTAGGAGTCGGGCAGCCAGAAGGACAGCGGGAACACGGCCGCCTTGATGCCGAACGCCACCAGCAGCATCACGTGCAGCAGGGTCCTGGTGCCCTGGTCCAGGTCGCCGAGTTTCATGGCGAGATCCGCCATGTTGACGGTTCCGGTGGCCCCATAGACCATGGCGATCGAGATCAGGAACAGCACGGACGACACCACGGACACCACCACGTAGGTGACGCCTGCCCGGATGCGGGGCCCCGTGCCGCCCAGCGTCATCAGCACATAGCTTGCCGTCAGCAGGATCTCGAAGCCGACATAAAGGTTGAAGAGGTCGCCGGAAAGGAACGCGTTGGACACGCCGGCCACCAGGATCAGGTACGTGGGGTGGAAGATCGAGACGGGCGCGTCCTGGTCGCCGTCGGCCATGCCCTGCCCGGTGGCGTAGACCAGCACGGCCAGGCTCACCGCCGAGGAGACCACCAGCATCAGGGACGAGAACTGGTCCACCACCATCACGATGCCCCAGGGCGGCAGCCAGCCGCCGATGCTCACCGCTGCCGTGCCGCCGTCCCACACGGACGCCAGCAGGAGGCATTCGAGCAGGAGCGTGAGGGACAGCAGGGCAATGCTGACGGCCCGCTGGGCCCGTGAGTGGCGGATCAGGAGGAAGGTCAGGGCGGCGCCCAGGATGGGAAGTACGACGGCGAGCGGCGCGAGGCTTGCGAGGTTCACTTTCCGCCTCCTTCCAGACCAGGGGTGATGTTTTCAGAGCCGGGCTTTTCTTCCGCGGCTGCCTGTTCCGCGGGTATTTCGCGGCCGCCGGCCAGGACCGTGGCCAGCGGGAACTCGGACGTCTCCGCGGGGACCTCGGCGTCGTCCTCGGCGTCGAAGCTTGGCGTTTCCGCCACGCGGAGGTCCTCGAGGTCGGCCTGGATCTCATCCCGGCGCGCCAGGACCCAGGTGCGGTAGATGATGCCGAGCATAAAGGCGGTGACGGCAAAGGAGATGACGATGGACGTGAGGATCAGCGCCTGCGGCAGTGGATCGCTGTAGTCCCCGGCCGCAACGTCCTTTGAATACAGCGGCGCGAGCCCCGCGTACCCTCCCGTTGCCAGGATCAGGAGGTTGGTGGCATTGGCCAGGAGCATCAGCCCCAGCAGGACCCGCGTCAGGCTGCGTTCCAGGATCAGGTAGATGCCGCAGGCGTACAGGGCTCCCATGATGATCAGGAGGGTCAGGTTCACGCTCATGCTTGGCCCTTTGCGGTGGTTTCGGGAGCCAGTCCTCCGGGCTCGTGCTCCCAGTCGGGAGCTGGTGCGGTGGCTTCCCGGACAGATTCCTGCCCTTCGGCGGGTGTCCCGCCTGCCGCGGACCGTTCCTCAAAGTGTTCATCGATCTCGGCGCCGAGGCTGCGGAGGACATCCAGCACAAGGCCCACCACCACGATGTACACGCCGATATCGAAGATGGTGGAAGTCACGAACTTGATGTCGCCGAACACCGGCAGCCACAGCTCGATGATGGCGGTCTGGAAGACCTGGCCGCCCAGCAGCAGCGGCACCACTCCGGAAGCCGCAGCCACGGCGAGCCCGATTCCCAGCAGCGCACCGGCGCTCACGGGCGTGGCCTCGCGAAGCTCGAACCGTCCCCCTGCCAGGTACCGGATGGTCAGGGCGAGGCCGGCTGTGAGGCCGCCGGCGAAGCCGCCGCCGGGCAGGTTGTGGCCGGCCAGCAGGAGGTAGAGCGAGAAGATGATCATGGAGTGGAAGATCAGCCGGGTGACCACCTCGAAGATGATGGACCGGCGCTCCGGTGCCAGGGTGCGGCCGGCAACGATCCACGCGTCCCGTGCGGATGCCGCGAACTTCCGGCTGACCGCCAGGGCCGCCGCGTCCCGGGTGCCCGGGTCGACGCCTCGGTGGCGGCCCACCGTGCCCTCGGCAACCGTGGCGGACTTCAGGATCCGGTCGCCGCGGCCGCGGATGAAAATGAGGCTGGCAACACCGGTGGCTGCCAGCGCCAGGACCGTGATTTCGCCGAAAGTGTCCCAGGCGCGGATGTCCACCAGCGTCACGTTGACGATGTTGAGCCCACCGCCGCCCTCGTAGGCCAGGCGCGGGAACTCCAGGGAGACGGGCGTGGCAATCCGTGCGCCCATGGCGTAGATCGCGGCGAACACCATGGTGGCGCCGAAGCCCAGGCCGATGACAATACGCACCACCCGGTACTTGCCGCCGGTGCGGTCCCGGAGCTCGGCGGGCAGGCTGCGCATCGCCAGGACGAAGGCCACCAGGATGATGGTTTCCACCAGCATCTGCGTCAGGGCCAGGTCCGGGGCGCCCTGCAGCGCGAACATCAGGGCGATCCCGTAGCCGGTGACGGAGACCATCAGCACGGCCAGGAACCGTTTGTTGGCTTTCACCGCGGCCAGGGCGCCGATCACGATCCCCGCCCCCACCACCAGCTGGAGCGGGGAACCGGGGTCAAGGAGGTAGATCCCGTCCGGAAGCGGCTTGCCGGCCAGCAGGATGGCGGCCAGGGGCAGCACGAAGGCGACGCTCAGGATGACCGCAAGGTAGTAGTACAGCGAACCGCGCTGGGTGCGGCCGGTGATCCACACCGCCACGTCGTCGAGCGCCCCGATCGTAAGCTGGTAGGCCTTGTCCCCGTCCACCCAGGGCGGCACCAGGGACTGCGCCCGGGCCACCGCGTTGCGGCCAAAGTACATCGCCAGGCCCAGCGCGAAGGTGAGGGCCGTCAATCCCAGCGCAGGAGTGAAGCCGTGCCACAGCGCAAGGTGACCGGCCTGGTCAGCAGGTGATCCGGCGTCGGGCGCGGTGGAAGCAAACAGGGCGGCGTACGGCTGGATCCAGGCGTCCACGGGGACCGGCCATACTCCGTAGGCGACGGTCAGGAGGCTGAGGATGGCCGGCGCGGCGAGGAACGAGGGCCTAATCGCCTTGAAGGGCGTGGGCTCAACCCCGGGCTTGGCGGCGAATGCCCCCCACATAAAGCGCGCACTGTAGGCGAACGTGAGGATCGAGCCCAGGACCACGCCCGCAAGGACCACTGTGCCCCATGGCCCGGAAGCCGGGTCGGTTGCGTGGTGGACAAAGGCCTCCAGCACAGACTCCTTGGCTACGAAGCCGGCCAGCAGCGGGACTCCCGCCATGGACGCGGCCCCGATGGCAGCAACGATCGCCAGGGCCCGCGAGGACCGGAACACCCCGGACAGCTTCCGGACGTCGCGCGTCCCCGACTGGTGGTCGATGATGCCCACCACCAGGAACAGGGTGGCTTTGAACAGGCCGTGCGCCAGCAGCATCGCCAGGCCCGCGAGCGCAGCGTCCGGTGTTCCGAGGCCCACCGCCATGGTGAGGAAGCCCAGCTGGCTGACAGTGCCGTGGGCGAGGATGAGCTTGATATCGGTCTGCCGCAGCGCCCGGTAACCGCCCACCAGCATGGTGGCCAGGCCCAGCCCCAGCACCACCGGCTGCCAGTAGGCCGTCTCGGCGAAGCCGGGGGCAAGCCGCGCTACCAGGTAGATGCCTGCCTTCACCATCGCCGCGGCATGCAGGTAGGCACTGACAGGGGTGGGCGCCGCCATGGCGCCGGGAAGCCAGAAGTGGAAGGGGACCAGGGCGGACTTGGTGATGGCACCTACCAGGATGAGCACGACGGCGGCGCCCACCATGGCCGCGGACGTCCCGCTGGCCAGGTCCGCGGCTTCCGCCAGGATGGCCGAGATCCGGTAGGTGCCGGCGGCGTCGCCCAGCATGATGAGGCCCACCAGCATGGCAAGCCCGCCCGCCGTGGTGACGATCAGCGCCTGCAAAGCTGATCGCCGTGCGGCCAGCCTGGTCCTGGCGAATCCGATCAGGAGATAGGACAGGATGGTGGTGAGTTCCCAGAAGACGAACAGCAGGAGCAGGTCATCGGCCACCACCAGCCCGAACATGGCGCCGGCAAAGGCCAGGAGCTGTGCGCCGAAAGCGCCAAGGTCCTGGTCCTTTTTCTTGAAGTACCGGGCGCAATAGACCAGCACCAGGGAACCAACGCCGAGCACCAGCAGGGACATGACCCAGGCAAGGGCGTCCATCCGGAAGGCAAGCTCGAGTTTGAGCCCCGGAATCCAGGGGACCACCTCGCTGACGGATCCCGCTCCGGAATACACCGGCCCATGCTGCAGCAGCAACCACACGAAGGACGCCGCGGGAACGGCGGCGAGCGCGTAGAACGCGTTGCGGCCCCAGGCCCTGAACAGGAGAGGCGCGAGGACAGCCACCGAAAAGTGCACGGCAAGGACTGTGATCACTGGTATCTCCGCAACGTCAGGGATTCGATTGTCAAAAGTTGGAGCAGGCGGTTCATTCGTTAGGTCCGGGAACGCCCAGTTTATCAAGGCTTCACTGCCGTTTTCCCCGTCTTTGGTGCCCTGGCACCCGCCGACACCGGCGTCCCGGGGTTCGCTCCGCATTCTGTTCGCCACGGGCGGATACGATGCATCGTATGAACAGCGCCAGCGCTCCCGGGGCAACGCAGCCGTCCTCGGAACTTGAGTCCGGGACCCAGGCAGCCGGCAAGGGCCGCATCCTGGCGTGGGCGTCCTGGGACTGGGGGTCGGCGGCCTTCAACGCGGTGATGACCACGTTCGTTTTCACCGTCTACCTCACCTCCAACGCCTTCGGCGGGGAAGACCGGGCCTCGGCAGTCCTCGGCGGCGCGCTGGCAGTCGCCGGCCTGGCCATCGCCCTGCTGGCCCCGGTCACCGGCCAGCGCTCGGACGCCGGCGGCCGGCGCAAGCTGTGGCTGGGAGTCAACACGGCCGCCGTCGCCATCCTCACGGCGCTGTGTTTCTTTGTGTACCCGCAGCCGGAATTCCTGCTGCTCGGCGTGACCCTCATTGCGCTGGGCAACGTGTTCTTCGAGTTCGCCGGCGTCAACTACAACGCCATGCTCGCCCAGGTCTCCACGCCGCGGAACATCGGCAAGGTCAGCGGCTTCGGCTGGGGCGCAGGCTACCTTGGCGGCATCGTGGCCCTGCTGATCGTGCTCCAACTGTTTGTGCAGCCCCGCTTTGACTGGTTCGGCGCGTCCACCGAGGACAGCCTGAACATCCGGCTGGTGGCTGTCTTTTCAGCGCTCTGGTTCTTCGTCTTCGCCCTTCCCGTGCTGTTCGCGGTTCCCGAGCTCCCCCGCGCCGCCCAGGCGCAACGGCTGGGCTTCCTGGCCAGCTACGGGCTGCTGGTCCGGCGGATCAAGGCCATCTACGCCACCAGCCCGCACACCATCTACTTCCTGCTGGCCAGCGCCGTTTTCCGGGACGGGCTGGCCGCCGTCTTCACGTTCGGCGGGATCATCGCCGCGGGCACCTTCGGCTTTGAGCTGTCCCAGGTGATTTTCTTCGCCATCTTTGGAAATGTGGTGGCGGCCGTGGGCGCGGTCATCGGCGGGTTCCTGGACGACCGGATCGGCCCCAAGCGGGTAATCATCGGATCCCTGGTGGGCCTCCTGGTTGCCGGGACCGTCATCCTGGTGCTCGGCAACGGCGACTACGTCTTCCTGGGCATGGCCTGGGCCGGCAGCACCACGTTCTGGGTATTCGGGCTCTTCCTTTGCCTGTTCGTGGGGCCGGCCCAGTCCTCGTCACGGGCCTACCTGGCCAGGCTGGCCCCGCACGGTGAATCCGGCGAGCTCTTTGGCCTCTATGCCACCACGGGCCGCGCGGTCAGCTTCCTTGCGCCGGCGCTCTTCACCCTGAGCATCACCCTGGCCACCCCGTTCGTGGCACAGGGCGAGGCCCAGCGCTGGGGGATCCTTGGCATCATGGTGGTGCTTTTGGCCGGGCTGTTGGTCCTGCTGCCGGTGAAGTCACCGGACCGGGCCCCCATCGCGGTGGTTCCGGCCGCCTAAAGCGTGCCGGCGAAGACTAGGCTGGAAGCATGAACGTGGACGAAACTAACCTTCCCGGGCTGGGCCGGCGCAAGGATTTCATGACTGCCTCCGGCCGCCGGATCGGCGTGGTGGAGCTGCGTGAGGGCCAGACGGAACTGATCGTGTCCGCCTGGGACGATCCCGATACCTGCCAGGCATCCATACCCCTTACCAGCGAGGAAGCGGCAACCCTCGGCAACCTCCTCGGCGGACAGCACCTGGCCATGAAGCTGACGGAAGAGCACAAGGACGTTCCGGGAATCGTGACCCGGCAGTTCTCCATCGCTCCGGACTCCCCGTTCCAGAACCAGCCCATGGGCAAAGCGTGCATCCGCACCAGGTGCGGCGTCTCCATCGTGGCCATCATGCGCGAAGGCGAGGTGCTCCCCTCGCCGGGACCCGACGTCGTCCTTCACACGGGTGACCTGCTGGTGGCAGTGGGCACCCAGGAAGGCCTCGACGCCGCGGCCAACATCCTGCGCAACGGATAACCGCCGTGGATCCGCTGGCCCTGACCCTCGTTGAACTGGGGGCCGTTGTGTTCTGCCTCGGCCTCCTGGCCAGGCTGGCCGGACGGATTGGAATGTCACCCATCCCTCTCTACCTCCTGGGCGGGCTGGCCTTCGGTGCCGGCGGCATCGTCAAGCTGGAGGGGATGCAGGAGTTCGCGCATCTCTCCGGGGAGATCGGCGTGATCCTGCTGCTGCTTATGCTCGGATTGGAATATACAGCCGCCGAGCTTTTTACCGGCCTGCGGCGGTCGTGGCAGGCCGGTGTCCTGGACCTCGTCCTGAACTTCCTGCCCGGCGC contains:
- a CDS encoding cation:proton antiporter regulatory subunit, which gives rise to MNVDETNLPGLGRRKDFMTASGRRIGVVELREGQTELIVSAWDDPDTCQASIPLTSEEAATLGNLLGGQHLAMKLTEEHKDVPGIVTRQFSIAPDSPFQNQPMGKACIRTRCGVSIVAIMREGEVLPSPGPDVVLHTGDLLVAVGTQEGLDAAANILRNG
- a CDS encoding Na(+)/H(+) antiporter subunit C codes for the protein MSVNLTLLIIMGALYACGIYLILERSLTRVLLGLMLLANATNLLILATGGYAGLAPLYSKDVAAGDYSDPLPQALILTSIVISFAVTAFMLGIIYRTWVLARRDEIQADLEDLRVAETPSFDAEDDAEVPAETSEFPLATVLAGGREIPAEQAAAEEKPGSENITPGLEGGGK
- a CDS encoding MFS transporter, yielding MNSASAPGATQPSSELESGTQAAGKGRILAWASWDWGSAAFNAVMTTFVFTVYLTSNAFGGEDRASAVLGGALAVAGLAIALLAPVTGQRSDAGGRRKLWLGVNTAAVAILTALCFFVYPQPEFLLLGVTLIALGNVFFEFAGVNYNAMLAQVSTPRNIGKVSGFGWGAGYLGGIVALLIVLQLFVQPRFDWFGASTEDSLNIRLVAVFSALWFFVFALPVLFAVPELPRAAQAQRLGFLASYGLLVRRIKAIYATSPHTIYFLLASAVFRDGLAAVFTFGGIIAAGTFGFELSQVIFFAIFGNVVAAVGAVIGGFLDDRIGPKRVIIGSLVGLLVAGTVILVLGNGDYVFLGMAWAGSTTFWVFGLFLCLFVGPAQSSSRAYLARLAPHGESGELFGLYATTGRAVSFLAPALFTLSITLATPFVAQGEAQRWGILGIMVVLLAGLLVLLPVKSPDRAPIAVVPAA
- a CDS encoding Na+/H+ antiporter subunit D, whose protein sequence is MNLASLAPLAVVLPILGAALTFLLIRHSRAQRAVSIALLSLTLLLECLLLASVWDGGTAAVSIGGWLPPWGIVMVVDQFSSLMLVVSSAVSLAVLVYATGQGMADGDQDAPVSIFHPTYLILVAGVSNAFLSGDLFNLYVGFEILLTASYVLMTLGGTGPRIRAGVTYVVVSVVSSVLFLISIAMVYGATGTVNMADLAMKLGDLDQGTRTLLHVMLLVAFGIKAAVFPLSFWLPDSYPTAPAPVTAVFAGLLTKVGVYAMVRTETLLFPGDSLNTPLMVAALLTMVVGILGALAQSDIKRLLSFTLVSHIGYMVFGLAMSSTAGLGAAVFYVAHHITIQTSLFLVTGLIERRGGSSSVDRLGGLAKLSPLLAVLFFIPAMNLAGIPPFSGFLGKVGLMQAGIELGTPLAYVLVIGGVLTSLLTLLAVARVWNRAFWRRPSDAEHPDPVLLAPAAGRADGPGAKRNTATLLPRTMVGSTVGLVVLGVALTVFAGPLFTVSDQAARDMLDRTSYIHAVLGGNIDVPTVATPGGGK
- a CDS encoding Na+/H+ antiporter subunit A; this translates as MITVLAVHFSVAVLAPLLFRAWGRNAFYALAAVPAASFVWLLLQHGPVYSGAGSVSEVVPWIPGLKLELAFRMDALAWVMSLLVLGVGSLVLVYCARYFKKKDQDLGAFGAQLLAFAGAMFGLVVADDLLLLFVFWELTTILSYLLIGFARTRLAARRSALQALIVTTAGGLAMLVGLIMLGDAAGTYRISAILAEAADLASGTSAAMVGAAVVLILVGAITKSALVPFHFWLPGAMAAPTPVSAYLHAAAMVKAGIYLVARLAPGFAETAYWQPVVLGLGLATMLVGGYRALRQTDIKLILAHGTVSQLGFLTMAVGLGTPDAALAGLAMLLAHGLFKATLFLVVGIIDHQSGTRDVRKLSGVFRSSRALAIVAAIGAASMAGVPLLAGFVAKESVLEAFVHHATDPASGPWGTVVLAGVVLGSILTFAYSARFMWGAFAAKPGVEPTPFKAIRPSFLAAPAILSLLTVAYGVWPVPVDAWIQPYAALFASTAPDAGSPADQAGHLALWHGFTPALGLTALTFALGLAMYFGRNAVARAQSLVPPWVDGDKAYQLTIGALDDVAVWITGRTQRGSLYYYLAVILSVAFVLPLAAILLAGKPLPDGIYLLDPGSPLQLVVGAGIVIGALAAVKANKRFLAVLMVSVTGYGIALMFALQGAPDLALTQMLVETIILVAFVLAMRSLPAELRDRTGGKYRVVRIVIGLGFGATMVFAAIYAMGARIATPVSLEFPRLAYEGGGGLNIVNVTLVDIRAWDTFGEITVLALAATGVASLIFIRGRGDRILKSATVAEGTVGRHRGVDPGTRDAAALAVSRKFAASARDAWIVAGRTLAPERRSIIFEVVTRLIFHSMIIFSLYLLLAGHNLPGGGFAGGLTAGLALTIRYLAGGRFELREATPVSAGALLGIGLAVAAASGVVPLLLGGQVFQTAIIELWLPVFGDIKFVTSTIFDIGVYIVVVGLVLDVLRSLGAEIDEHFEERSAAGGTPAEGQESVREATAPAPDWEHEPGGLAPETTAKGQA